The Metabacillus schmidteae genome has a segment encoding these proteins:
- a CDS encoding histidine phosphatase family protein has translation MGTSHHVDLFLVRHGITEWNEQKRYLGHTDQGLVRKELSKLDRLKSELQKKRFDYVFTSDLQRCIDTFHYMQIPIKAIVDHRLREMNFGDWEGKTYSELKDLKAYQNWLDNWEVASVPNGEYASLFKTRIDSFFHELFQRVNDLNGSQKILLITHGGVIRYVVSKFTASTTFWDVSITHGQALQLKFEKKEGEWKCSSFSEVLSQEKEK, from the coding sequence ATGGGGACTAGTCATCACGTGGATCTATTTCTCGTTCGTCATGGCATAACAGAATGGAATGAACAAAAAAGATATTTAGGGCATACCGATCAAGGATTAGTAAGAAAAGAATTATCTAAATTGGATCGACTGAAAAGTGAGTTGCAGAAAAAGAGATTTGATTACGTTTTTACAAGTGATTTGCAGCGCTGTATAGATACATTTCATTATATGCAAATTCCTATAAAGGCTATAGTTGATCATAGGTTAAGAGAGATGAACTTTGGTGACTGGGAAGGGAAGACATACAGTGAGTTGAAAGACTTAAAAGCTTACCAAAACTGGCTGGATAATTGGGAAGTTGCTTCGGTGCCGAATGGAGAATATGCATCACTCTTCAAAACTAGAATTGATTCTTTTTTTCATGAGCTATTTCAGCGTGTAAATGACCTAAATGGTTCTCAAAAAATATTGCTTATCACACATGGCGGCGTCATCCGTTATGTGGTATCCAAATTTACAGCATCCACAACTTTTTGGGATGTTTCCATCACACATGGACAAGCGCTTCAATTAAAGTTTGAAAAGAAAGAGGGGGAATGGAAATGCAGCTCGTTCTCGGAGGTGCTTTCACAGGAAAAAGAAAAGTAG
- the cobS gene encoding adenosylcobinamide-GDP ribazoletransferase — translation MKNIIYGFFLAIQFLTRIPIPIQCPWNNKTSRWALRSYPVVGLILGMILMIVYFLLEPHLHAHLLTLLIISGWVWLTGGLHLDGWMDVADAVGSNAPLEKKWEIMKDPHVGSFGHIALLFLLAWKAVFIYDLLQFDKLFIAFLFIIACSRLGVVMLMIFLPTAKSNGLAWEWKKHINRTDFIFAIIPVLILVCLFPEFFFYLPAYLLFVILYGAWVKSVFKGTNGDLLGTAIEGGELWGLVITWIYFSFVMA, via the coding sequence ATGAAGAATATCATCTATGGATTTTTTCTTGCTATTCAATTTTTAACAAGAATTCCTATCCCTATCCAATGTCCATGGAATAACAAAACAAGTAGATGGGCATTAAGAAGCTATCCTGTTGTTGGTCTCATATTAGGAATGATTCTCATGATTGTTTATTTTCTATTAGAACCACATCTCCATGCACATCTCTTAACCTTGCTCATCATTTCAGGATGGGTATGGCTTACAGGGGGACTGCACTTAGATGGCTGGATGGATGTGGCAGATGCAGTTGGATCTAATGCTCCTCTTGAGAAAAAGTGGGAGATTATGAAGGATCCTCATGTCGGGAGCTTTGGTCATATTGCGCTTCTGTTTTTGCTCGCTTGGAAAGCAGTATTCATTTATGATTTGCTTCAATTTGACAAGCTTTTCATTGCATTTCTTTTCATTATCGCCTGTTCCAGACTAGGAGTGGTCATGTTAATGATTTTCCTTCCAACAGCTAAAAGTAATGGACTTGCATGGGAATGGAAGAAGCATATCAATCGCACAGACTTCATTTTTGCAATTATCCCAGTTTTAATACTTGTTTGCCTTTTTCCTGAGTTTTTCTTTTATCTTCCTGCCTACCTATTGTTTGTCATTCTGTACGGCGCTTGGGTAAAGAGTGTATTTAAAGGAACAAATGGAGATCTTTTAGGAACTGCGATTGAAGGAGGAGAATTATGGGGACTAGTCATCACGTGGATCTATTTCTCGTTCGTCATGGCATAA
- a CDS encoding bifunctional adenosylcobinamide kinase/adenosylcobinamide-phosphate guanylyltransferase, which produces MIAFVSGGVRSGKSQFAEKTAKMLAKERKGNLYYLATARKSDEEMVERIRMHQKDRGKTWNTVEEPYDIEKVLKILEQHDVILLDCLTIWLSNVMFDLDYRITKLEESVIRWITLARKKQFSLVIVSNEVNEGNPFSDEFVLTYIYSIQKLHQLIVKEADVAVVVQAGIPTYWKGGGE; this is translated from the coding sequence ATGATTGCTTTTGTATCAGGTGGTGTAAGGTCTGGAAAGAGCCAGTTCGCAGAAAAAACAGCCAAAATGTTAGCAAAAGAGAGGAAAGGTAACCTGTATTACCTCGCAACAGCTAGAAAAAGTGATGAAGAAATGGTTGAGCGAATACGTATGCATCAAAAGGACCGAGGAAAAACATGGAACACAGTAGAAGAACCGTATGATATTGAAAAGGTTCTTAAAATTCTTGAACAACATGATGTGATCTTACTCGACTGTTTAACGATTTGGTTAAGTAATGTCATGTTTGATCTGGACTACAGAATCACAAAGTTGGAAGAATCGGTCATCAGGTGGATTACTCTTGCAAGAAAAAAGCAATTTTCTCTTGTGATTGTATCTAATGAAGTTAATGAAGGAAACCCTTTTTCCGATGAATTTGTCCTTACCTATATCTATTCAATACAAAAACTACATCAATTAATCGTTAAAGAGGCCGATGTTGCGGTGGTGGTACAAGCTGGAATTCCTACGTATTGGAAGGGAGGAGGAGAATGA
- the cobD gene encoding threonine-phosphate decarboxylase CobD, producing the protein MKWPNHGGQPNVIQQLFQMNTDQPVLDFSANLNPLGPPNWLNNALHQAYETISRYPDPSYTNSTAAVAQFEGIHQDNVLVTNGGAEAIFLVAKYFENGKACIVHPTFLEYERACNHYHLNIDEMFYDQDNGFSLPMLELKHRLQETDVLFLCRPNNPTGHVIAETEIKQLLELGLSVGTHIVVDEAFADFLPSNTHSLTRLLETYPNLIILRSLTKMYTIPGLRFGYVMAHQSVISVLKHEQIPWSINSLVDSIIPKLIADRTFVDKTKSLLHGESQFLHRSLTSMDFYLSPTQVNFYLLRDRKRPNETEELFIFLLHHGIVTRHTHNFKGLQGDFLRLAIRSHEENKQLVAVLKKWREDK; encoded by the coding sequence ATGAAGTGGCCAAATCATGGTGGACAGCCGAACGTAATTCAACAATTGTTTCAAATGAACACTGATCAACCAGTGTTGGATTTTAGTGCAAATTTAAATCCTTTAGGTCCTCCTAATTGGTTAAATAATGCATTACATCAGGCATATGAAACAATCTCTCGTTACCCTGATCCATCTTATACAAACTCAACTGCTGCAGTAGCACAATTTGAAGGTATTCACCAAGATAATGTGTTAGTTACAAACGGTGGAGCCGAGGCAATTTTTTTAGTTGCAAAGTATTTTGAAAATGGAAAAGCCTGTATTGTGCATCCAACTTTTTTAGAATATGAACGGGCATGCAACCATTATCATCTCAACATAGATGAAATGTTTTATGATCAAGATAATGGTTTTTCATTGCCGATGTTAGAGTTAAAACACCGACTACAAGAGACTGATGTTCTGTTCCTATGTCGACCTAATAACCCAACAGGACACGTTATAGCAGAAACTGAGATCAAACAATTACTAGAGCTTGGTTTATCAGTTGGTACACATATTGTCGTGGATGAGGCGTTTGCTGATTTTCTACCATCTAACACTCACAGCTTAACACGTCTTTTAGAAACGTATCCAAATTTAATTATTTTGCGTTCGTTGACAAAAATGTATACAATTCCAGGTTTAAGGTTCGGGTATGTAATGGCACACCAGTCTGTCATATCGGTTTTAAAACATGAACAAATTCCATGGAGCATTAATTCCTTAGTCGATTCGATTATACCTAAGCTGATAGCTGATAGAACCTTTGTTGACAAAACAAAATCATTGCTTCATGGGGAATCGCAATTTTTACATAGGTCATTAACTTCGATGGATTTTTATCTATCTCCTACTCAGGTGAACTTTTATTTATTGAGAGATCGAAAGCGTCCTAATGAAACAGAAGAGCTTTTCATTTTTTTACTCCATCATGGAATTGTGACAAGACATACTCATAATTTTAAAGGACTTCAGGGAGATTTTCTTCGTCTAGCTATTCGCTCACATGAAGAAAATAAACAACTGGTGGCAGTATTAAAAAAATGGAGAGAAGATAAATGA
- the cbiB gene encoding adenosylcobinamide-phosphate synthase CbiB: protein MIIGAAILLDLIIGDPRWIPHPVVQMGKLISFLENKWNHGAHRVKKGMALTVTVVVIVFLVTFAIQFIAYKLHPVLAIILNIYLISTTIAIKGLASAAKEVLSPLGKGNIVEARKKLSMIVGRDTESLPEKEIVRGTVETVAENTVDGITAPLFWAIIGGAPLALVYRAINTLDSMVGHKDERYGQFGWASAKLDDLANWLPARITALSIWISAFFIKKSKQKHAWNITLRDARKHPSPNSGWSEAMVAGLLGVQLGGTNYYRGIKSERATMGDPNRELIQFDITKSIQYMHGGWIVFLLIVGTVFYVVI from the coding sequence TTGATAATAGGAGCTGCTATTTTACTTGATTTGATCATAGGTGATCCGCGGTGGATTCCTCATCCCGTCGTTCAAATGGGGAAGCTCATTTCATTTTTAGAAAATAAGTGGAATCACGGAGCTCATCGGGTGAAAAAAGGAATGGCTCTTACAGTAACTGTCGTTGTAATCGTTTTTCTCGTAACCTTTGCTATCCAGTTTATTGCTTATAAGCTCCATCCAGTATTAGCTATTATCCTTAATATTTATCTTATTTCAACAACTATTGCAATTAAAGGTCTAGCCTCTGCAGCAAAAGAGGTGCTTTCGCCTTTAGGAAAAGGAAATATCGTTGAGGCAAGAAAGAAGCTTAGTATGATTGTTGGACGAGATACGGAAAGCTTGCCGGAAAAAGAAATTGTTAGGGGTACAGTGGAAACTGTTGCAGAAAATACGGTGGATGGTATTACAGCTCCATTATTTTGGGCGATCATCGGTGGAGCGCCCTTAGCACTTGTTTATCGTGCAATTAATACACTGGATTCAATGGTTGGGCACAAAGATGAACGATATGGTCAATTTGGCTGGGCATCTGCAAAACTTGATGATCTTGCCAATTGGCTTCCTGCCAGAATAACAGCTCTCTCTATATGGATTTCAGCCTTTTTCATAAAAAAATCAAAACAAAAACACGCCTGGAACATCACTTTAAGAGATGCCAGAAAACATCCCAGCCCTAATAGTGGCTGGTCTGAAGCCATGGTTGCCGGTTTGTTAGGCGTACAATTAGGTGGCACGAATTACTATAGAGGGATAAAATCGGAAAGAGCAACAATGGGAGACCCAAATAGAGAGCTTATACAATTTGATATAACAAAATCAATTCAATACATGCATGGAGGCTGGATTGTTTTTCTTCTAATTGTAGGAACCGTTTTTTATGTCGTTATATAA
- a CDS encoding cobyric acid synthase gives MKKAVPLMIQGTHSDAGKSAIVTALCRIFMQDGFRTAPFKSQNMALNSYITVDGKEIGRAQGVQAEAARISATTDMNPILIKPTGAYQSQIVVHGKPYKNMKAGEYRQDFFQQGLTLIQDAYERLSSSYDRIVIEGAGSPAEINLYDRELVNMRVARIANAPVILVGDIEKGGVFASLVGTLQLLDPVDRNRVIGVIINKFRGDVSLLEPGLKWFEEYTGVPVLGVVPFIDHLIIEAEDSVVLTNYSSKPDDSIDIDIAVIRHPFISNFTDIDPFFEEHDCHVRFVNHAAELGNPDLLILPGSKNTIEDMLYLHSSGLANIILDLAQRETMIIGICGGYQMLGNTIEDEHKIESPHVKTNGLGVVPMKTIITEEKKTVQSEGIARFGENELPVKGYEIHMGESYFDKTCEPFIHMANSQDGIITENKKLIGTYFHGIFHNDALREVVLNEIRIKKGLEPILNRASFAQIKEEGFDLLASEVRKHVKLDQIYQLCEDFREKLVPNNEVKD, from the coding sequence ATGAAAAAGGCTGTACCATTAATGATTCAAGGCACTCATTCTGACGCAGGAAAAAGTGCAATCGTCACAGCTTTATGCCGAATATTTATGCAGGATGGTTTTAGGACTGCTCCTTTTAAATCGCAAAACATGGCGCTCAATTCCTATATAACTGTTGATGGAAAGGAAATTGGCAGAGCACAGGGTGTACAAGCAGAGGCAGCTAGAATAAGCGCAACAACTGATATGAATCCGATATTGATCAAACCCACTGGTGCCTATCAATCTCAAATTGTTGTTCATGGAAAGCCATATAAAAACATGAAAGCCGGCGAATACCGCCAAGACTTTTTTCAACAAGGGTTAACCTTAATTCAAGATGCGTATGAACGTTTGTCGTCAAGCTATGACCGAATTGTGATTGAAGGAGCCGGTAGTCCAGCGGAAATAAATTTATATGACCGCGAGCTTGTGAATATGCGTGTTGCCCGTATAGCCAATGCACCCGTTATATTAGTCGGGGATATTGAAAAGGGTGGAGTTTTTGCAAGCTTAGTAGGAACACTTCAGCTGTTAGATCCGGTAGATCGAAATAGAGTAATAGGAGTGATCATTAATAAGTTTCGAGGAGATGTTTCTTTATTAGAGCCTGGTCTTAAATGGTTTGAAGAGTACACAGGTGTTCCGGTATTAGGGGTTGTACCATTTATTGATCATTTAATAATTGAAGCTGAAGATTCTGTTGTTTTAACGAATTATTCTTCAAAACCGGATGATTCAATAGATATCGACATTGCGGTCATACGACATCCATTTATTTCAAACTTTACGGATATCGATCCATTTTTCGAAGAACATGATTGTCATGTGCGCTTTGTAAACCATGCAGCTGAACTAGGAAATCCGGATTTACTCATTTTACCTGGTAGTAAAAATACAATAGAAGACATGCTGTATCTACATAGCAGTGGTCTGGCTAATATAATATTAGACCTGGCTCAACGAGAAACAATGATTATTGGGATATGTGGTGGTTATCAAATGCTTGGTAACACAATAGAGGATGAACACAAAATAGAATCACCTCACGTAAAAACGAATGGTTTAGGCGTGGTTCCAATGAAAACCATTATTACAGAGGAGAAAAAAACGGTCCAATCAGAAGGAATTGCGAGATTCGGAGAGAACGAACTACCAGTAAAAGGATATGAAATTCATATGGGAGAATCATATTTTGATAAAACTTGCGAGCCATTTATACATATGGCAAATAGTCAAGATGGGATCATTACAGAAAACAAGAAATTAATTGGAACTTATTTTCATGGTATCTTCCATAATGATGCATTAAGGGAAGTTGTTTTAAATGAAATTCGAATCAAAAAAGGGTTAGAACCGATCCTAAATCGAGCTTCTTTTGCACAAATAAAAGAAGAGGGCTTTGATTTACTGGCTAGTGAAGTTCGAAAGCATGTTAAGCTTGATCAAATATATCAATTATGCGAGGATTTCAGAGAAAAACTAGTACCCAATAATGAAGTAAAGGACTAA
- a CDS encoding cob(I)yrinic acid a,c-diamide adenosyltransferase — translation MEKKGLTLVYTGDGKGKTTSALGLTLRAVGRGFNVKIFQFIKSPQRSYGEQIALNKLGVEMVQLGIGFTWTKTPEEHREALKIGWPKAKEAVLSGEYDVVILDELNNALAIDSFPIDDVLPLQEVLDVIKNRPSHVHLVITGRNAKQEIKDISDLVSIIHPEKHYYNEGIPAVKGIEF, via the coding sequence ATGGAGAAAAAAGGGTTAACACTCGTGTACACAGGTGATGGCAAAGGAAAAACAACATCCGCTCTCGGTTTAACATTAAGAGCAGTTGGCAGAGGCTTCAATGTGAAAATTTTTCAATTTATTAAATCTCCACAACGTTCATATGGAGAACAAATTGCCTTAAATAAACTGGGAGTTGAGATGGTACAACTAGGAATTGGGTTTACATGGACGAAAACACCTGAGGAGCATCGGGAAGCATTGAAAATTGGCTGGCCGAAAGCGAAGGAAGCCGTCCTAAGTGGAGAATATGATGTCGTAATTTTAGATGAGCTAAATAACGCACTTGCTATTGATTCCTTCCCAATTGATGATGTTTTACCATTACAAGAAGTGTTAGATGTCATCAAAAATCGTCCGTCACATGTTCATCTTGTTATAACTGGTAGAAATGCGAAACAAGAAATAAAGGACATCTCAGATCTAGTTTCTATCATTCATCCAGAAAAACATTACTATAATGAAGGAATTCCTGCAGTAAAGGGAATTGAATTTTAG
- the cobT gene encoding nicotinate-nucleotide--dimethylbenzimidazole phosphoribosyltransferase has protein sequence MTEHTFTIPQKSMDMGKKVSDYINTLTKPLGSLGRLEELAISLAEMKNDPFPSVSPAGILVFAADHGITDEGVSAYPKAVTEQMVLNFLNGGAAINVFSRQIGALLNIIDIGVANDINHPQLLNKKVRYGTGNFLHEDAMSLKEVEKAIEIGFEQSMEIINKGAQCLILGEMGIGNTTASSALLALLSGKEVEAVVGTGTGITEEGLQHKVNVIQQSLQNRKPDPANPIDLLTKIGGLEIAGMTGAMLGAASKRVPILVDGFICTIAALLAKQLSPNVADYMIVTHQSVEQGHGIALSLLGKKPILDLGLRLGEGTGAAITYPIIQSAALMVKEMATFDSAGISQKH, from the coding sequence ATGACAGAACACACATTTACCATTCCACAAAAATCTATGGACATGGGGAAAAAAGTATCTGATTATATTAATACATTAACAAAGCCGCTTGGAAGTTTAGGGAGATTAGAAGAACTAGCTATTTCATTGGCTGAAATGAAAAATGATCCGTTTCCATCAGTGAGCCCTGCAGGTATTCTTGTATTTGCTGCAGATCATGGAATAACAGATGAAGGGGTATCCGCCTATCCTAAAGCTGTCACAGAGCAAATGGTACTCAATTTTTTAAATGGTGGAGCAGCTATTAATGTGTTCAGCCGACAAATTGGAGCCCTTCTAAACATCATCGATATTGGTGTTGCAAATGATATCAATCACCCTCAATTACTTAACAAAAAAGTTCGATATGGCACAGGAAACTTTTTACATGAAGATGCAATGTCTCTTAAAGAGGTTGAGAAAGCAATTGAAATTGGCTTTGAACAAAGCATGGAAATCATCAACAAAGGGGCACAATGTCTTATTCTTGGTGAAATGGGAATTGGGAATACAACAGCAAGCAGTGCGCTTTTGGCTTTATTGAGTGGGAAAGAGGTAGAAGCAGTTGTAGGAACGGGAACGGGGATTACAGAAGAGGGGTTACAGCATAAAGTAAATGTCATACAACAATCTCTTCAAAATAGAAAACCTGATCCGGCTAATCCGATTGATCTCCTAACGAAGATTGGAGGACTTGAAATTGCCGGGATGACTGGAGCCATGCTTGGAGCGGCAAGCAAACGAGTCCCGATACTTGTTGATGGATTTATTTGTACAATTGCTGCATTACTTGCAAAACAGCTTTCACCAAATGTTGCTGATTATATGATCGTAACACATCAATCTGTTGAACAAGGGCATGGAATCGCTCTTTCATTATTAGGGAAAAAACCAATCTTAGACTTAGGTCTCAGATTAGGAGAAGGTACAGGAGCAGCTATTACATATCCGATCATCCAATCAGCTGCATTGATGGTTAAGGAAATGGCAACATTTGATTCAGCTGGAATTTCTCAAAAACACTAG
- a CDS encoding cobyrinate a,c-diamide synthase codes for MTQRRFVIAGTGSGVGKTTLTIGLMSAFIKRGLTVQGFKCGPDYIDPTYHTAVTKRASRNLDSWMLTHDKVIDILNNGSIGADISIIEGVMGFYDGKNPETNEGSTAEISMITKSPVILVVNCESMARSAAAIVKGFQLLTEEPNIVGVIANKVGSEGHYQLVKKAIEKECHVPVIGYLKRELDIEIPERHLGLIPSIERGELDTFFQTLGDLVSETIDMEKLLDLSIADPVPSSKDSSLFNKKKEQIVKIAVAKDAAFNFYYPENLEILEAKGAELVYFSPLDEVLPENIDGLYLGGGFPEEFAQQLEKNEQAKSTIKTAINHGLPTLAECGGFMYLTESIQTTDKKTYQMAGVIPGKVKMQQTLAALGYREISGQNDNYLLNKLVARGHEFHYSTYESTEGSIPYAYETKGLRGIKKEGYLLKNVVAGYTHFHFGSCPDMVDNLIAKCLEYKQNERTQQ; via the coding sequence ATGACACAGAGAAGATTCGTAATCGCAGGAACAGGAAGTGGTGTTGGAAAAACAACACTGACAATTGGGCTAATGTCTGCATTCATTAAACGTGGACTCACAGTCCAAGGATTTAAATGCGGCCCTGATTATATTGATCCTACTTATCACACAGCAGTAACAAAAAGAGCTTCCCGTAACTTGGATAGTTGGATGCTAACACATGATAAAGTCATTGATATTTTAAATAATGGAAGCATAGGAGCTGACATTTCAATTATCGAAGGTGTTATGGGCTTTTACGATGGTAAAAATCCAGAAACGAATGAAGGAAGTACGGCAGAAATCAGTATGATCACGAAAAGCCCTGTTATATTAGTTGTTAATTGTGAAAGCATGGCTCGTAGTGCAGCTGCTATTGTGAAAGGCTTTCAACTTCTTACTGAAGAACCAAATATAGTTGGTGTCATTGCGAATAAAGTCGGAAGTGAAGGTCATTATCAGCTCGTAAAAAAAGCGATTGAGAAAGAATGCCATGTTCCTGTTATCGGGTATTTAAAAAGAGAGCTGGACATTGAGATTCCTGAACGCCATCTCGGTCTAATCCCTTCAATTGAACGAGGAGAACTTGATACATTTTTTCAGACATTGGGAGACTTAGTCAGCGAGACAATTGATATGGAAAAACTACTGGATTTATCAATAGCTGATCCAGTACCTTCGAGCAAAGATTCTTCATTATTTAACAAGAAAAAAGAACAAATTGTAAAAATAGCTGTAGCAAAGGATGCTGCGTTTAACTTCTATTATCCTGAGAATCTTGAAATTTTAGAAGCTAAAGGAGCAGAACTTGTTTATTTTTCACCACTTGATGAGGTGTTACCGGAAAATATCGATGGACTTTATTTGGGAGGAGGTTTTCCTGAGGAGTTTGCGCAACAACTAGAGAAGAATGAACAAGCAAAGAGCACCATCAAAACAGCTATCAATCATGGGCTACCAACCCTTGCAGAATGTGGTGGATTCATGTATTTAACAGAATCGATTCAAACAACAGATAAGAAAACCTATCAAATGGCAGGAGTTATTCCAGGTAAGGTAAAAATGCAGCAAACATTAGCAGCTTTAGGTTACAGAGAAATAAGCGGACAAAATGACAACTATCTATTGAACAAATTAGTTGCAAGAGGACATGAATTTCATTACTCCACCTATGAATCTACGGAAGGAAGCATTCCTTATGCTTATGAAACGAAAGGTCTAAGAGGGATAAAAAAAGAAGGCTATTTACTTAAAAATGTTGTCGCCGGCTACACACATTTCCACTTTGGCTCTTGCCCTGACATGGTCGACAATTTGATTGCAAAATGTCTTGAATACAAACAGAATGAGAGGACTCAACAATGA
- a CDS encoding adenosylcobinamide amidohydrolase, with the protein MLKIQNLVGGYSHPPIINGIDAEIKKGEFFTLLGPNGSGKTTIFKLITGQLPIMSGEVLLDGQPIPRFSKLDKAKKMAVLTQEANVSFDYTVEEIIALGRYPHQKGFLKQLTKHDITLMNHVMDMANIAHLKNTPFRMISGGEKQRVLLAKALAQEPEILLLDEPTNHLDIKHTFQTLDLLKKRQQTMGLTIFAILHDLNVASLYSDRIALLQQGEFMEVGDVETLRKVDQLKKVYEVDILPQSHPTIPKPQLLMTPNHIKLEPNLNFKKSYEIKQTKDYIHVQFNHPLKSISNGVIGDGIQWLTHFCNFHVKKNYHCDEPAKDVQTWMTQFNIPYEQALGMMTAVILEDAVIIEEKIGGIPILAIVTAGVGNAVDITKQLNSEATQTIGTINTMLFIDAHFTDGALVNGLLSATEAKVKAIADLNIKDPQTKSMATGTSTDALVLGLTQKGEKTAYAGSGTVVGRAIGQVIYRATHEAIKKYVQRVHEGRYDHRGE; encoded by the coding sequence ATGTTAAAAATTCAAAACTTAGTTGGTGGCTATTCACATCCGCCCATCATTAATGGGATTGATGCAGAAATCAAAAAAGGAGAATTTTTCACCCTCCTTGGTCCGAATGGCAGTGGAAAAACCACAATTTTCAAGCTCATAACTGGTCAACTACCGATAATGAGTGGAGAGGTTTTGTTAGATGGTCAACCCATTCCGCGTTTTTCCAAGCTGGATAAGGCTAAAAAAATGGCTGTACTTACCCAGGAAGCAAATGTTTCATTTGATTATACAGTTGAAGAAATTATTGCTCTTGGTCGTTATCCACATCAAAAGGGATTTCTTAAACAGCTGACAAAACATGATATAACCTTGATGAATCACGTCATGGACATGGCAAATATTGCACATCTAAAAAACACCCCATTTCGGATGATAAGTGGCGGGGAAAAACAAAGAGTCTTGTTAGCTAAGGCTTTAGCGCAAGAGCCGGAAATTTTATTGTTAGATGAACCTACAAACCATCTGGATATTAAGCACACGTTTCAAACGCTTGATTTACTAAAAAAACGACAGCAAACAATGGGATTAACGATTTTTGCGATTTTACATGATCTGAATGTAGCATCACTTTATTCCGACCGCATTGCTCTGCTTCAACAAGGTGAATTTATGGAAGTGGGAGATGTGGAAACGTTAAGAAAAGTGGATCAGTTAAAAAAAGTGTACGAAGTGGACATACTTCCGCAATCACATCCAACTATTCCTAAGCCACAACTATTAATGACACCAAACCACATAAAATTAGAACCTAATCTGAATTTTAAGAAGTCATATGAAATTAAACAAACAAAAGACTACATACATGTTCAATTCAATCATCCATTAAAATCAATATCAAATGGTGTCATTGGAGATGGAATTCAGTGGCTTACACACTTTTGTAATTTTCATGTAAAGAAAAATTATCACTGTGATGAACCTGCAAAAGATGTGCAAACATGGATGACACAATTCAACATTCCTTATGAGCAGGCACTCGGGATGATGACAGCTGTTATATTAGAGGATGCAGTGATCATAGAGGAAAAAATAGGTGGTATTCCAATCCTGGCAATTGTCACAGCAGGTGTTGGAAATGCTGTTGACATTACAAAGCAATTGAACTCTGAAGCAACCCAAACGATTGGGACAATTAATACTATGCTCTTTATCGATGCTCATTTCACTGATGGAGCACTTGTCAATGGGTTACTTTCAGCAACAGAAGCAAAAGTCAAAGCAATAGCAGATTTAAACATAAAAGATCCTCAAACAAAGTCAATGGCAACTGGAACATCCACTGATGCACTTGTTTTGGGATTAACGCAAAAGGGAGAAAAAACAGCTTATGCCGGCTCTGGAACAGTTGTTGGACGGGCAATAGGCCAGGTCATTTATCGTGCAACACATGAAGCAATCAAGAAATATGTACAGCGTGTTCATGAGGGGCGTTATGATCATAGGGGGGAATAA